A single genomic interval of Candidatus Acidiferrales bacterium harbors:
- a CDS encoding CxxxxCH/CxxCH domain-containing protein encodes MKKYLGIGRLLFPVNSIVVLGLIFSSCSKLQNNVLAPPQSQSNIHPVGWGTQGSANFHGTYIRNNNYDMTTCTSCHGSDLNGGIAKRSCYDCHGGTNGTLACNTCHGSALNAAPPKDLSGDSVTTNPTVGAHQSHVATNNFFANVSCSSCHLVPETAGPGLHPFGTKVSVLFSGVSLTQTNLPGSRYYDSTMATVKPVPIFNFQTLQCSNTYCHGNFKNGNNFSPKWTAVDGSQDSCGSCHGLPPHGAINGIVPVYQSESAQNCFLCHEPMMGQTGIQDKSLHVNGKLELYGNSQDSW; translated from the coding sequence ATGAAAAAATATTTAGGCATTGGCCGTCTGTTATTTCCCGTCAATTCGATTGTTGTCCTCGGGTTGATTTTTAGCTCCTGCAGCAAACTGCAAAATAATGTTTTGGCACCTCCGCAATCTCAGTCCAACATTCACCCTGTGGGCTGGGGGACACAAGGTTCCGCAAACTTTCATGGAACTTACATCAGGAACAACAATTATGACATGACAACATGCACGTCGTGTCACGGCAGCGATCTTAACGGGGGCATTGCGAAGCGTTCGTGCTATGATTGCCACGGCGGGACTAACGGCACCCTTGCGTGTAATACATGCCATGGCAGTGCTTTGAATGCTGCGCCGCCAAAGGATCTATCCGGCGACTCTGTCACAACAAATCCGACGGTTGGTGCACATCAAAGTCACGTCGCGACGAACAATTTTTTTGCAAACGTTTCCTGCTCATCGTGCCACCTTGTTCCGGAGACCGCCGGTCCCGGACTACACCCGTTCGGCACCAAAGTTTCAGTTTTATTTTCCGGCGTGTCATTAACTCAGACAAATCTCCCGGGTTCCCGGTATTACGACAGCACCATGGCGACGGTGAAACCTGTGCCGATATTTAATTTTCAAACACTCCAGTGCTCGAACACCTATTGTCACGGCAACTTCAAGAACGGGAATAATTTTTCACCTAAGTGGACAGCCGTCGACGGAAGTCAGGATTCGTGCGGTTCATGCCATGGTTTACCTCCGCACGGTGCGATTAACGGGATTGTCCCGGTTTATCAAAGTGAAAGTGCACAGAATTGTTTTCTTTGCCACGAGCCAATGATGGGACAGACCGGGATTCAAGACAAGTCCTTGCATGTGAATGGAAAACTTGAGCTGTACGGCAATTCTCAAGATTCATGGTAG